CTCCATGTCCACATCCCAttgctgccctgagctgggctggacCCGTCTCTTTGGGACTCTTCTGTTCTTTGCAGTAGGACTGAGTTTCCCTTCCCTGTTTTGATCctataatttccttttcctgcccaTGGGAGGTGGGATGCTTCTGGGTGTTCAGGTACCCTCAAATCTTAAATATGGATGCCAGGTTGATCTTGCCCAGGATGAGCTACCTGCCAGGCAAAGGTGCTCTCTCCAGAAAGGATGAGGCAGGAGGCTGTCACCTGGCATAAccttcccagggaggtgacCTTGgatctcctgctgcttttcagctcaGGCAGAACAAAGCAGTCTTTTGTCCCTGCAGCTCATGGCTGGCTGCTTTAGTACCTGGGCATTTTCTGGATTCCTGGACTTCCCCAGCAACTCCAGAGCTACAGCCTGGACCAAAGAGACAACAGctttctgctctctctgctATACATCCCAGTTGAGACAGCCATGAGGATGGAGCTTTGGTCCAGCTGGAGCCTGAGCCAGATGTCCGGAAGTCTGTTCCTGGCCTTGCTGGAGAGGAGGTGTCAGTTCTGGCACCATGGACTTTGgatcagaaaatagaaatatacaGATATCGAAACAAGCTTGGGGTTTCTTGAGGAGTCCACGTTGATGAGCTGTCCCTGCCGAGGCGTCAGTCGATGGGGAAGGAGGCGGCTGGGATGGGCGCCCTGCGGAACAGCAGGCTGGAGCCACGGAACAGCTGCCCCTGAGGAGGAGAGCCCGGGGTCAGGGCAGCCTGAGACCTGGCCAGGGAACTGCAGCTGATTTAGCAGGGCCCAACTCCatggccatggcagggctgcaaggcctgggcaccctgggctgctctgcaggacaaaGTGAGGCTCCAGCCCTGTGGCTGCTGGAGTTGAGCATTTCCCCCAGGGGTGACAGATGCAGAGGGGAGCTGCAGACTCTGCTGTGTGCAATGCATGGGATAAAAGCTTGCAGGCTGCAAGCTCGGGGTGTGCagtgggcagagcagcactgccacgCTGGTACCAGTGCCAGAACTGGAGGGATAGAAGCAGGCTACAGAGCACAGCAAGGATGCAGCACAGGCACTTTTGGGGAATGCTGGAGATTTGagaaaggagcagagggagcccaAAGCCCCGTGTGTGCCCCGCTCCCTCACCTGAGCACTGAGGTACCTCCAGCAGTGGATCCAGGATGCAAAGGCAGGAGCGTAGGGAGGGAGGCCTGCACGCAACCTGCACGGCAACAGGGAACAGCTGAGGTGGATGTGTCACCTTACCCTCACAGGTAAcaaaagagcagcaggaagtgTGAATGAGGACACGGGGACAGTGTCTGCACCGGGCTGGTGGCCAAGTGACAGCTTGTTATTTACAATGCAGCAGATCTGTAATTTAATTACCCCTGGAGTGCACAAACAAGGAGCGTTACCTGGAGACTTTGAGAGTCCAGGACCGTATCTACACCTTCAAAAGTCAGCAGATACTGAGAAAACACGGCACCAGACTTGGATCCCGTTCCCATGAGCAAAAATGCAGAAGATTTGCAGCAGTGGGATTGGGAAGGCAAGCCTGGTCCTGCTCCTGTCTGCTCCCATCGCTGCAGTAAGAGCTCTGCTTCCCTCGTGCTGCTCCCTGGAGCCAGCACTGTCCCTTTGATCCCTGTAcctccagctcagctcagaTAAGACCACACCACCACAACTCTCCCGATTTCTCACCACCTGAGCTTTTCTGCTGCTCGTGTCTGTGCCCTCTGATCTAAAATTATAAGCAACCTGGGACAGGAAACGAGCCAGCTCTTCGAGGTGCCACAGAGTTTACGGGGCTGTAGGAAAGCTTTACGGTCGTTAGCAGCCCATTCAGACAACAAGGGGCTgcaagaaaggaagggaaagcttTAGATCTCAGTGTGAAGGACATACCCACAGTTGTTCACTGCCATGAGATCTCCCACGAGAAGGAACGGGTAGGTCAGCATGCTCACAGCGAtctgaaagcacagaaaaccaGCAGCCTCTCTAATGCTCCCCATGTCAAAAACGCTATTTCCAGCTTTTGCATGTTAGCAGAGTTAACCTTGGATAAGGAATGTCAAGTACAGACCAGCCTTAGTCCCCAGAGCATGAGCCCTCAGCCCAGAGgtggcaggagaagggggaaggaCACGCAGCTGCCTACATACCCCCATCACGAACTTGGTGTAGCTCCGGATCACCGATGCCTGGCTGAACTGCAGAGAGAAACCAAAGGCGTTGTGGGGCAAGGGGACGAGGCAGAAAGCAAGGGAGAGCAGCTGCATTCCAGCTGAGAGTCTGGGAAGGCATCTGGGGAACTGTGATCCCCCGAAGTGCAGGtgaagcacagccctgagcagacacagctcctccagcactCTCACAGGGATGTCCCCAAAGCCCGGGGTCTGTATTAaatcagcccctgctccccagtAACTCCTTCCCACTGCAGGTGCTTGGTccagaccccaaaccctccctcaGGCACTTCCACTCACGTTGTCATCCACAGCGTAGGTATTGATGAAGTGAGCCAGGAGGTTGCAGCACCAGAGGAAGATGACATCCCCCAGGATGTGAGGGACTAACCCACTGCAAGGGCAAAAAAAGGGGTGTGAGGTGCAGGAGGGTCCCAGTGCCACCGCCTGAGATGCCCAGCCCTTCTTCCCTCCACAAGCTCAGAGGAACTCCACTTCcccaaaatgaaatttttacttTGGGAGGAACTGAAAAGGAAGATTTCAGGGAAGAGCTCTCTCAGCCTTCAAACTTGGTACTACACgtgctgctctggctgagaTTTTTTGGGGATCTCTTTTTTTGGGCATGACTCAATTCCCCTTGTTCTTGGCCCAACTCCTGCTGAGAAACCCAAGCGAGACACAGATTAAGTGGTTTCCATTTCTGAAGGTGCTCTTTTGGATGCAGAATGAGAAGTTCATCTCTTTATGGAATCTCCCTTCTTTTAGAAATCAAAATGaaaggggctgctcctgcacaaCCTGCTCCACTGAGAAGTGGGAATAACTGGGGAAACACTGATTtttcccagtccctgctgcccccaggagCACAGTTCTTTGCTTAATGCCTCCCACTGACACACTagagctcccagcagcacagcactgccagctttTGCAGAAAATAGCACTAAAACTTTAACAAAATATTCCAGAGGGCTTCTCCAGTTTGTTGGTCCTtctgcagcatctgctgcagcagtgcagggttTCCTGCTCTTGCAGGGGTTGTTCCACTGTAAAAGGATCTAGGTGTGTGTCAAACCAGTGTTTCACCAGCAGACGTGGTCAGTTCTGAAAAGGAGCCTGTCAAGAGACACAGTTTGCTGAGCTGGAAAGAGCCACCTCCAGGCACATTAATCTGAGCCTTTTGTTTCTTCCCAAACACGATGCTGCCTCCTCACAGCAAGGGACCAGTTTGTTTCCTGCTGTggttgctgcagcagcagagcagcaactGGGACTGGTTTTGGGAATAACCTGTGCATTGTTaagccccagcagccctgggaatgcAGCTGAGGTCTCAGGGGCCAGGCACAGCAGAAACCTTCATCAGAAGATTCACTGGCTTCAAAGATGTGATACATGAGAGCAACAGACAGGACAAAGAAATCAAAGCTCTCTGGCCCCAAAGAGATGTTCTGTTTTGTGTTTGGCTTTCAGCCTTTGTAAAAACCATCCTTTTTCTAACTCAAAGTTAAGTCTGaagctcctgagctgctgcagataCAACAGAACATAATAAAGTCCAGAAGCAAAgggctgagccagggcagccccatAAGGAAAACCTCACCCAACTGTTGATAGGGAATCAGACTGTTTATTCCACTTCCAATACGGATCCCATCCCTTTCTCCCCTCCAAAGTAATGACAGCTGCTGACCCTGAGCTGGATGACTGGAAACCAGGAGtctgagagctgcagaaagGAACTAAAAAAAGCCAACAAGCCAAAGGCATCAGGCCTGAAAACCCCTCCTGGAATTCCAGTGCTGCCTTTACACAGCTTTACTACTATTGACATAAAAAAGTGAGTGCTGCAATTCTCACACCTGCTGAGATGTCCAAGATCTGAACTGGGGATATTTttggaagatgaggaaaagctggaatagcagcaggcagaggaggaagcCTCAATGATGTACAGTAATGTGACCCAACAGCAGAAACCCCAGTGCAAGGGACCTGGGACAAGCCATTCCTGAGCTGACCAAGCCCAGCAGCTTTGGAGCTCAGGGAACACCttcctgggctggcaggagcctgATGCAGATGTGAGGGAAAGGGAGATAAATGCATCCTTGAAAAGTCTTTATCTCTAGCCAGGCACACACCCAGAGAGTGTGTGCCACTGTTATTGCTGGGGATGGTTGTAAGGCCATGAGAAACAAGTGCACTGCCATGATTTTAGGCAGTGGATGTGCTGGGATTGCACCAGGGCTGAGAGGAGAAAACCAGCAGTTTGGTCCTTCAGATGCAGTTTGTGCACCCCTCACAGCAGTGGGATTTCCTAACAGGGTTATAGAGTATGTAGAACTTCAGAGCCCTCCTGAGACAATTTGGGTTGTGTTAAAGCCTTTCCTGAGAACCATTAAGTTTCATTAGGCTACCAGCAGTGATTATTTGATGTGGATGGAAGGGAATGTGGCAGCTTCTTTCAGAATCACTTCCCTGGGAGGTggagggctctgagcagccttcTCCAGCCATGCCCCACTCACAGGGACCATCCCAGAGGATCCTATATTTAGTGGAGCAGATTTGGAGCTGCACAGTTCAGCTGAGAAGCTGTGGGCTGCCAAAGGAAGAAGCAGTGACACTCAAGGGATGGGGTCTCTGCAGATCCTTGGCCATTTCCCCTTTGGGAAGGACAGGGTGAGACCCCCTGTGATTGCTTCCCTCTTCCTGATGTATTCAGGTTTCATCTGGAGGTCCATGTTTTATGACTGCAGAGCCAAAGGCATCCTGAAAACCCCTACTGAAATTCCAGAGCTCCCTTTACTATTATTGACATAATAAAGTGAGTTATCTCCCCACCATGAGCAGAGACAGCAGGTGGTTCTGCTTTTATatagatgtgaaaaaaaaaaaaaggcaggaagcaTTAATTAAGGGTTCAAGCAAAAAGGTGTCCACTAAACTTCCATTTCAGTGATGCACCAATTTCCCACGCTCTGTAAGCAGCTGGAGACACCTTTCAGATCCTCCTGGTCCAGGCACCACCACACTCCAAGCACACAGGTAAACCTGCTCATTACAAGCACCCACGGTGCTCTGCAGAGGAATATGATGCTTATCCAGGCCCTGGCTTTCATTTCAACAAGGGAACTTATTGTTACACTTGATCTTGGTGCCTGTTGCACaaacaaatgctttaaaagGCCCTTCACTGAAACACAAAGAAGCatcaagggaaaaagaaagataagaaaaaatacagcttcCTCTGGGCTCTGAAGGTTTGATTGAAGATAAGATCTGGGGCAAACTTAATGGTCAAACTGGAGTGCTGTTAAAGGCACAGATTTAATCGTGGGAGTGATGTGGGATTCCCTTGGTCAGACAAGGCTTCAGCTCAGTGTGACTCCAGCTGGGGTTGGCAGAGCTGCCGGGAGAGCCATCAGTGCCTTGAGGCTACGAGAGAAAGTATTTAAACAGCAACTCACGTACACAaagaatcccaggatcccttCTTCCTTAAATATCCTGCCAATGGCACTGAACACTCCGCTgccaagaaaggaaaagagctgtGGTAGTGCAGAATTGTtccacctctgccctgtgcagctTCACACgcatcctgcagcccccagccatGGCAGTGCCTCCCCAGCCATTGTTCCAGCAGAAGGCAGCTTGTTCTGCTTATTCTCCTCAGACCAGGCAGGTTTGAGGCAAGGAAGGTCGTGTCTGTACTCTGCCAGTCTGCAGTGACACCCAGGAGAACACCCAACCTGCACACAACTGCTCAGTGCTGAAGGTACAAGAGCTCTGAGGTTTTTGAGTGGCTACAGATGTTGTGTGATATGGTTTGATTTGGCTGATTCTAAGCCCAAGAACCCTGTCCTGCCTTTGGGAGCTCGAGCTGGCTGTCGTGGGCTGGCTGCAATCCTGTCTAGCGTGCCTCCACGCCACTCCACAGGCAGTTTTGCACTGCAGAGAGGCAGCTGGTACTGCAAAAGGCTTGGAAAAATTTTACAGACtaagcagggctgcagcaaagCTTTGTGTTATCCActctgcctccctgctgccttcccttTCCATTAATagccaaaggaaaaaggcaggagACTCGCTGTGTGATCAGCAAGGGGTGATAGAGCCCCAAACCCCCACAGGCACAAGGTGGAACAGAGGCATGTCAGGGACAGAGCCCAGCCTTCCCACATCCCTTCAAGCCCCAGTCTCTAAGCACAGCTCAGATTCACTTTCAGTCTCTCAAGCCTCTTGGATAACCCTATTCCCCATGGCATGGGAGCACCTGGCACCCCTGAgcccagacccttcccagctgcagccactcaCCTGTATTTGACTTCCCGGCCTACGAACTGGACCATGCAGCGCATGGAGATCACTGGGAGGAAACAAACACAGGGCTGATAGACAAACAAATCCAGTTTGGGTTGTAATGGatgtgaaggaaaatgaaacatgaCCCTTCTGCTCTCCCTCAACTCACAAcatctccagctcctctcaGTGGTCATCAGCACTGCAAGACTCATTAGAAGCTGGGGCCTTTCCTGAGCCTGTAAGTGGCGGGAAGGATTTTAGAGGATCACAGAgaagtttgggttggaagggacctgatAGATCATCTTTTTCCAAACCCCTTGGCaggggcaggaacaccttccactctcccaggttgctccaagccctgtccagcctggccttggacacttccagggatccaggggcagccacagctgctctgggcaccctgtgccagggcctgcccacctcACAGAGAAGGATTTCTAACCCAGCTCTCTGACAGTGGGAAGcaattccctgtgtcctgtctctcCATGCCCTcatccaaagtccctctccagctctcctggagcccctttaggctctggaagGCTGCTACTGGCCCTAACTCCAATGGGATCTCTAGGACAAGGTCCTGGATGAGTGGGGAGAGAAACTCGTTGCTCAGCTGTGTTAGTGCCTGAAGGCAAAGCCCAGCATCAGCCTCATATGATAGAGAAGTATCATAAGAATCATCCTCCTGAGTaagcagggtttggggtgatgcCCAGTCTggagggggctgcagccagaggaCAGGACTCACCATGCAGCGGGTGTGAGACAAGCCGGGACACACACTGCATCATCATCTCGTGGGATgtctgggaagggaggagaaaacaCCTGTGAgaaaagctgtgctgctcctcctgcacagcccagacCCTTTCCCTTAGTGTGGGGAAACACAATTTGGGTCCCTCTTTTGAGATCTGTTCTTGTGGTAAACCTCTACTCCTGTGATTTATTTCATGGATGGACACAGAATGGCCACTAAACTGATAGACAAACAAATCCACAAACTTCTCACCACAAACTTCTCACCCCAGTTTCTCTCCAAGTAATCTCACCCACGTCCCCAGGGACGTCCCCAACCACTCATTAATGGGCAATATCCACTTCTCACCTCTCTGACCACTTTCCTAAGTGAAGTTTTCACATCATCCTTGTTAGACACGTGCTCCATGTCTTCCAGTGGAAAAGCCTGAGTGGAGAGGGAAACAACATGGTCAGAACTGATGGAGATGCTGACTCACAATGTCTGAGGACAGGGGGAAACCATGAAAAGCCATGCTCTAGATGCAAGGACAAGGCAAACAGGCAAGAAAGAacacaggagaagaaaggatgGAAAGTAAAATAGAAGAATAGAGGAGTCACAAAACTGCTGACAGAGGATACAAGGCACGGGGATGCCAAATCAAATGTAAATggtttataaatttaaaaatgctttgggGATGAGGGCACTGGAGGACTATTCCCTTAGGAGATGGAGAGGATTGGGTGCATCAGTCCTCCTGTGCAGCCCTTGCTGCAGTGGCACTGACCCTGCAGGTGATTAATGGAGAGAGAAGCCGACCTTTACCTTCTTCACACTCCCCCTGGTGATGGTTGATAAAGTGCTTGAGATGAGGCGAGGAGTCAGGCCACGGAAGAGGCCTCTTTTCCCATCCACTTCCACGATGTGTCTGGCTGGGTGGGACAACACCAGGCTGCTGTCAGTGGGCAAGGGGACCATGCATGGAGAGCACCCCAACAGCCCCAGAGTTCAGCTGAAACCACGCCAGGCTCAGCTCGGCACGGCAGCCACTCCACGGCCCCACAGTAAGTGATTTATTGTTAACAGTCCTAAAGAAACTTCTTACTGGAGGACAAGAATTCTTACTGCCACCTGCCTAATCTGGAAGGACAGCTCCAAtattttgggtggttttgggctATTTGGGCTATTTTGTCTTTTGATGGTTTTGCTCACCTGAAGGCAGTTTGGACTGAACCAGGCAGGGGGGATCATCccatgtgctctgtgctgtcaccTCCTCCCTCCACCCCAGGAAGGTCTGACTCAGGGTTCACATGGATCTCACAAACCCATGTTCAGTTCCTGCCCCACCACCTTCACCCAGGCAAACTTCCTCAGGTCTCCAGTTGCAAAAAAAGCCCAGAGATCCCATTTCTCCCACATATAATAAGGTGGGATAGAACCCACTATGTGCTGGTGGCTACTGACTGCTGCTGGcccctgtcctgtgctgtccaCGCAAAGCCAGGTGGGCTCTGCACCTCCCCATCACCCAACGCTGCCCATCTCTTTGGAAATTGCATCTTCCAAAGGGCAGCACTggagcttttccagccctgggtgtcccaggATGGGCTTCCAGCACTCTCatcctgctcctgtgctggtTCCACCCCATGGATACCACTGGCTGATTTTGGGATTGGCCAGGtcagctgccaggacagtgcaTTCCCCTTCCCCACAGCAAACCTGCTGTGACAGCAGGTCACAAAGTATTCACCCACCTCTCCCATGCTGCTGCACCcacaaaaacaggaaaatactgatttttttttccttctaaacaTATTACCTGCCCTTTTCTTGGTATTTCTGTCCCTTTAGGGCTCCATCTACAACACAaatgagcagggcagggggcaggttattccagggctgttttggagcagaaggaaagtattttgcaacctccaaaacacacaaaaacctcCTGCAACAAGCCTACACCAcctaaacccccccaaacccctccaccACAGTGCAAACCCAGAGCAATGTGCCACAGGGACACAATGCAGCAACAACACCCCTATTCTCCAGCAACAGGTACATGACTCTGACAGCCTTACAAGGAGCTGTGGTGGTTTACGCCTCACTGCAGCCTCGGGACGATCCCAAGGGGATGTGGGAGTGCTGCTGGGGGTCAGCTCAgcctgcctggcagctcccagccctgatTCCATGAGGGCAGGACCttgtgctggcagggagggcCAGTCACTCACCGTAGGTGAAGAAGCCGGGCAGGTACAGGACCTTCCTTCCCAATACATTTCTTCCAATGGTTGGAGGTAGTGGCTCATGCCCAACCTGAGAGAGAAACCTCGTCAGCAGGTCTCTGTTCTGGCGTTCCCAAAGTCCCTGGGATGAACAGGATGGATCCCAGCACCCCCCTGTCGCTCTCAGGCACTCCTTTCCCCATTTTATAGGGTCCCTAGCTTACAGAGGGTCCTCCACTTTCCCATTTTAGGGGGTCTCTGTTACTGAGAGGGTCTTGGGGTTTCCTATCCCTTCTTATATGGAAGGCTCCATGGTAGAGGGCTAATTTTATAGGGCTTCCCAGATTACTGggtgtccccattccctgtcacAGGAGGGGTCCCAACACCCCACTACAAAGGAGCCCCCACTGTATGGGGGGGCCTCACCCCTCCATTATATGGTGTCCCCTATTCCCTAAATAGGGTGCCCATGTTGTGGAA
This Vidua macroura isolate BioBank_ID:100142 chromosome 24, ASM2450914v1, whole genome shotgun sequence DNA region includes the following protein-coding sequences:
- the MTCH1 gene encoding mitochondrial carrier homolog 1, translating into MAAMAALPPGPLSPPGGGAADAAGPEGAEGLFVLLGAGLAAASHPLLYVKLLVQVGHEPLPPTIGRNVLGRKVLYLPGFFTYARHIVEVDGKRGLFRGLTPRLISSTLSTITRGSVKKAFPLEDMEHVSNKDDVKTSLRKVVRETSHEMMMQCVSRLVSHPLHVISMRCMVQFVGREVKYSGVFSAIGRIFKEEGILGFFVGLVPHILGDVIFLWCCNLLAHFINTYAVDDNFSQASVIRSYTKFVMGIAVSMLTYPFLLVGDLMAVNNCGLRAGLPPYAPAFASWIHCWRYLSAQGQLFRGSSLLFRRAPIPAASFPID